In Chanodichthys erythropterus isolate Z2021 chromosome 7, ASM2448905v1, whole genome shotgun sequence, a genomic segment contains:
- the mgat4c gene encoding alpha-1,3-mannosyl-glycoprotein 4-beta-N-acetylglucosaminyltransferase C, which yields MRLVLKFLDKMRCFRKRSTIPFLVALITFLLFINLYIEDGYVLEEDKRQLRETSMHPLNSERYVHNFKDITNFSGTINVTYRYLAGTPLPRKKYLTIGLSSVKRKRGNYLLETIKSIFDQSSYEELKEIVVVVHLADFDLAWCESLVQEISRKFGHHIIAGRLLVIHAPEEYYPSLDGLKRNYNDPEDRVRFRSKQNVDYAFLLNFCTNLSDFYMMLEDDVRCSRNFLTALKKVVSSREGSYWVMLEFSKLGYIGKLYHSRDLPRLAHFLLMFYQEMPCDWLLIHFRGLLAQKDAIRFKPSLFQHMGYYSSYKGAENKLKDDDFEEDSLDIPDNPPASLYTNINVFESYDAAKAYSSVDEYFWGKAPSTGDFYVIVFNKATKISKIKIITGTDDRQNDILHHGALEVGEKSIGTKKGRQCSSYITLGEFKNGNIEVYDVDHKIAFDIECVRIVVTASQKEWLIIRSISLWTTQGASQ from the exons GAGGAAGATAAACGTCAGTTGCGAGAAACCTCAATGCATCCGCTGAACTCGGAGCGATATGTTCATAACTTTAAAGATATCACCAATTTTTCTGGAACAATCAATGTGACTTATCGCTACCTTGCTGGAACACCTTTACCTCGAAAGA AGTATCTCACTATTGGATTGTCATCTGTGAAAAGAAAACGAGGAAACTACCTTTTGGAAACCATCAAGTCCATTTTTGACCAATCAAGTTACGAGGAGCTCAAGGAGATTGTTGTGGTTGTCCACTTGGCAGATTTCGACCTGGCATGGTGCGAGAGCCTAGTTCAAGAAATCTCAAGGAAATTCGGCCACCATATCATTGCAGGACGGCTGCTAGTTATCCATGCACCTGAGGAGTACTACCCGTCCCTGGATGGGCTGAAGAGAAATTATAATGATCCAGAGGATAGAGTACGATTCCGTTCCAAACAGAATGTAGATTATGCGTTTCTGCTCAACTTCTGCACCAACCTGTCAGACTTCTACATGATGTTGGAGGATGATGTGCGCTGCTCCAGAAACTTCCTCACTGCCTTGAAGAAAGTGGTGTCATCTAGGGAGGGATCGTACTGGGTGATGCTGGAATTCTCTAAATTGGGCTACATTGGGAAGCTGTACCACTCACGAGACCTTCCCAGACTTGCCCATTTCCTGCTCATGTTCTATCAGGAGATGCCTTGCGATTGGCTTCTTATTCATTTCCGAGGCCTGCTGGCCCAGAAAGATGCGATTCGCTTCAAGCCTTCCCTTTTCCAACACATGGGTTACTATTCCTCCTATAAGGGTGCAGAAAACAAACTTAAGGATGATGACTTTGAGGAAGACTCCCTTGATATCCCAGACAATCCACCTGCCAGTTTGTACACAAACATAAATGTGTTTGAGAGCTATGATGCTGCCAAAGCTTACAGTAGCGTGGACGAGTACTTTTGGGGCAAGGCCCCATCCACTGGGGACTTTTATGTTATAGTGTTCAACAAGGCAACAAAAATCAGCAAAATCAAGATCATCACGGGAACAGATGATCGCCAGAATGATATTTTGCATCATGGAGCTCTGGAAGTGGGAGAGAAATCAATAGGAACCAAAAAGGGAAGGCAGTGCTCCTCCTATATAACTTTAGGGGAGTTTAAAAATGGAAACATTGAGGTTTATGATGTGGACCACAAGATAGCGTTTGATATTGAGTGTGTTCGCATTGTGGTGACGGCAAGTCAGAAGGAATGGCTTATCATTAGAAGCATAAGCCTCTGGACTACACAAGGTGCCAGTCAATGA